The sequence TATTTAAATTACAAAATTTTCCGAAAGTTTGAAAGATTTAGGAATTTAGTGCTTGGTAATGTTGTTGTCGGGCAGGTGAGAAATGGTGCCAAGTTGACGTGATTTAACCGCCTAAATCAAGGAAAATGGTTTTTGTTGGGTTTTAAGCGGCTTGACATTTATCATGAAAAATAGTAAATTTAATTTAATTATTTTTAATTATTAAATTTAATTTAATTATTTTTAATTATATAGAATTAATTATATAAAAGCGAAAAATTGATAAATTTAATGGGGTGATAAAATAATGGATGATTATCCGGCGGATTTACAGATCGGAAAGGCACTATGGAAGTTATTAAGATCAGAGTGTAATATGAAAATAAACAATATAAAAATTGATAAATACAAAAGGGCTATAAGAGGGCTGGAGTAAACCGTAGACAAGGTTTATTATGCTCTTTTTTAGTCTTATTTTATCTTGTGGAGGATGATTTTAATTGTTTGTTGAGATTCTGGTTTTAATACTTCTGATAGTGCTGAACGGATTTTTTGCGGCTTCTGAGATTGCTCTGATATCTTTAAATGACAACAAGCTCAGGTTGATGGGCAATGAAAAGAGCAAAAAGAAGATTGAAATATTGAAAAAACTATTATCTGAACCGGGCAGGTTCCTGGCCACCATCCAAATTGGTATAACTCTTGGCGGAACATTGTCGAGTGCTTTCGCGTCCGAGAGTTTTTCCGACCGGTTGGCAGGACTTATAAAACAGACGGGTGTACCTGTTCCGGATGCAGTGCTTAAGACTCTGTCCATGATTTTCGTATCTGTAATTTTGTCATATTTTTCACTGGTAATTGGCGAACTGGTTCCTAAAAGACTTGCGATGAAGAAAGAAGAAGCCATATCCATGTTTGCTGCCAGGCCGCTTTATATCCTTTCAGTTGTCACTTATCCTGCTGTAAAGCTTCTCAATGCTTCAACCAATTTGATAGTCAGACTTTTCGGAATTGACCCCAATGCGGACGAGGAAGAGGTCACCGAGGAAGAGATTCGAATGATGGTTGACGTTGGAGAAGAAAAGGGGACCATACAGGAAAACGAGAAGGAAATGATCAATAATATTTTTGATTTTGACAACAAGACGGTTATGGATATTATGACCCATAGAACCGATATTGTGGCTCTTCCGGTTGATGCAAGTCTTGATGAAGTTATATCCTTGTTTAATGAGGAAAAATACACAAGGATACCGGTGTATGAGGAAAGCATAGATAACATTGTAGGGATACTTCACGTCAAGGATTTAATAAAATATATAGGCGTCGGGAGTGATACTGCAGACTTTGATTTAAGAAAGATAATAAGAAAGCCTTATAATGTGCCTTGGTCCAAAAAGGCAGACGAGCTTTTCAGCGAGCTGCAGAAAAACAAGGTCCATATGGCGATTATTATTGACGAGTACGGAGGAACGGCCGGAATTGTCACTGTTGAAGACCTTGTGGAGGAAATTGTGGGTAATATATTTGACGAATACGATGAAGAAGAAAAAGATTTCGAAAAATTGGATGAGAGCACTTATATATTCAGCGGCACCGCAGGTCTTGATGTTTTAAATGAATGGGCGGACGCGCAGCTGCCTGAGGACGAGTATGACACATTGAGCGGTTTTATTATAAGTCAGTTGGGTAGAATTCCGGAGTATGATGAAAAGCCGGAAATTGAGTTCAACGGACTTTTATTCAAAGTGGAAGAGGTAAGTGAAAAAAGGATTGAAAAAATTAAGGTGTGCAGAGCGTAAAAAAGTTGTTGATGTTAACGCAGCGTAAAGGTGTAAAGTATGTTTATCCGAAAAAGAGAGCAGCTGGATTTGTTGATAGCAAATGTGGAAAAGACTATTGCAGCTGCTGAAAGGAGAGCCGAAATGACAGACAAGGAGAAATTTGAAGGTTTCAAACAAAAAATGATTGAAGAGAATGAGAGAAAGTATGGGGAAGAGATAAGGGAAAAATATGGGGATGAAGAGGTTGACAAGTCTTACAGAAAGCTTAAAAACATGACCAAAGAGCAGTATGAAGAAGCGGAGAGGCTTTCTGCTGAGCTAAAAAACCTATTAAAGCAAGCCTTTGCAACGGGAGATCCTGCAGGGGAGCTTGCACAAAAGGCTGCAGACCTGCATCGACAATGGCTGTGCTGTTTTTGGGAAAGTTACAGCAAAGAAGCCCATGCCGGGCTTGCCAAAATGTATGTTGAGGACGAGAGGTTTGCGGCATATTATGACAAGGATCAGCCGGGAACCGCAGAATTTTTGAGGGATGCCATTTTGATTTATACGGGAATGAAGGAAGAATGATTTTAAATTATGGATATTAAAAAAGGTTGACTGCCTTTGTTTGGCAGTCAACCTTTAATTTTATTATAAGTCCTGTTGATTGTCAGGTGGTGTGCGGCAGTTTGTCAATTGACCTCAGCAAATATCTCTTTAGAACGGTATAGTCAGTTGAATTCACTTTACCGTCCGCATTTACGTCTGCAGCATCCATGTTGGCACTTGCCGGAGGATTTTTTACTATTATTCTCTTTAATATACCAAGATCTGTTGAATTGACATTACCATCGCTGTTAATGTCGCCGTAAATAAATGAAGGAGTCGATGAAGCTGCAGGCTTTGTAGGCGTCGCAGTCGGTGTTGCCGGAGGATCTGAAGCTTGTGGTGTTCCGTAGTACTCGCCCAGGGAAATTCCCTTTGAACCGAGAGGAATTTTGTGGTCAAGTCCAATGAACTTTCCGTCCTTGGTCTGCCACAAAGCAGGTTTTAACAATGCGTATTTTGCCTCATCCCAAGTTGACCAGTCGTTTCCGAGCAATCCGCCGGTGTCACCGGAGTTGGGATTTATGCACCAGAATGTATGATGAATGCGGTTTTGAACTATGTAATCTCTGAGCAATGTCATCCATTTTTGGTTTTTGCCGCCGTCCATATGTCCGCCCCATTCACCGATTAGGATTGGAGCGATTCCCTGATCGTGAATATATGCCCAGGTATCATACCAATAGTCATCCAACAAGGTTTGCATTGTAAAGTCTTTTTCAAACCACGGCTGAGCATATACTGAAGGACCGTAGTCATGCGGAGAATATACAATCTGGCTGTTCAAAGGACCTAAATCGATAGGATAGTCTTTAACACCTCTTAAGTTTCCTCCCCACCATGCACTGTACCATGGAGAAGCATCTCCTGTTGCTCCCCAGATATCCGGTGTGTCATAGGTATAACCTTTCTCAGTTTTAGGATATTGTTCAACACCTTCAATTACTATAAGCACTTTAGGATTTACTTCCAAAATAGCTTTTGCGCAGGTTTCGGCAGCGTATTTCCAGTTGTTTTCGTCTGTGGAATTGTCCCATTTTGCAAGCAATTTAGGCACCTCAGCCGTATATCCACGCTTTCCGTGAGGCTCGTTTTTCAAGTCAAAAGCTATTATGGTGTCATCATTTTTGTACTTGTCGGCAAGCCAAACCAAAGTGTCTATCCACATCTTTGTGGTAACCACACCACAGGTGCTTGTTTCCTTTCCGTACCACAACTCATAGTTGTGTCCGGAGTTGTTGGCGTCAGGACTGTGTATATCAATCATTACTTTTATTCCGAGTTCTTTGCAGTATCCCATTATGATATCGAAGATTTCCATACTGTTTTTTACATCGTCGGTTTCGGGATCATAAAAGTCAGGGTTGACCACATGATATGGAGGATTGTTGCTGGCGGTAACACTGGAAACCGGGTTGGGTTTTCCAATCATCCAGCTGTACAGAAGCTCTGTTGAAATTGGTATTCTCAGAAGGTTGATACCTCTGTCTGCAATGCTGGTCAGAATGGTTTTAACATCATACCAGGCACCGTGGAAACAGTTTTCACTGCAGTTGAAACCAAACCAGTTGGCGCCTGTGAGCCAGACTTCGTTTCCATACATGTCGTAAATTTTGTTGCCTTTACAGTGCAACCAGTCATCGTTGTTGCTGTCGACGGCGGCCGCTGCTGTCGTAGCTGTTGAACCGGTATTCTGTGCAAAGCAGAAAATGGCCAATACCATCAAAGCAACAACCAGCGAAAAAATTGCTTTTGCTTTTTTCATAAAAATACCTTCCCCCCAAAAAATAATTTGTTCAATAAAAAATATATTATTGAAAATTGTTAACCGGGCCAATGAAGCAAAAATAAAAGAGGTAATTGCACCAGTGAAAATATGTTGTTCTGTAAAATAGTTGTTCTATAAAAATATTTTTTAAGCATAACCTCCTCTGGAGTAAATTTACAATACCATTTATGCAGGAATACTTATCCTATTATAATTTTATAAAATATTCGGGGTTAAATCAACCTGAAATGTATATGCGTAGGGAAAAATTAAGGATTGTGCGCCATATAAGTGAAGTTTCAGACATTTGCCACGAACATTTCTATATCCTTGACTGAGACAAAGTAATTTTTTGGATTTTCAGGGTCTATATATACCGGAAGACTGGTAATACCCTTTTCGTGTATTATAGGTTCGGGATCAAACCAGATATTGTCGCTGGTAAAAAAGTAAAACAATCCTGTGTCGGGATCTTTCCACTTGCAGGTAATAACATATGGGTGCTTACTGTTTACTGTATAGCTTGTGTTCAAAGTGATTTCACTAATGTCTGCGTATACTGTCCGGCCGGTTTCCAACAACCGTTTGCGAAGTCTGAATTTCTTAAACTGTGATGCGGTAAAGCTAATTCCAATGATAAAAAATACCAATCCGATTCCAACCAAAAAGAGATCATCGAAGACGAAACCCATGGTTTTAACGTGCCTCGGCTTATTTGGGTCATAATAGACGGTGATTTTCCTGCCTACATACATCAAAGGGGAGTGTGCAATAATTTCGTAGTATTCTTCTCCTTCCACGGAATATTTTATTACCACTTCGTAATGTTTATCACCGTCAAAGTCGCGGTAGGACTTTATATCGGTAACAACAGCGGTGGTTCTGGCGGCATTGCTTATAAAATTGTAATGAGAAAGGAAAAAAGTTACGCCGATTAAAATGGGAATCAGACCTGCTGCGGTAAAAACAATTCCCAGAA comes from Acetivibrio thermocellus ATCC 27405 and encodes:
- a CDS encoding DUF3592 domain-containing protein is translated as MKKNVVLILGIVFTAAGLIPILIGVTFFLSHYNFISNAARTTAVVTDIKSYRDFDGDKHYEVVIKYSVEGEEYYEIIAHSPLMYVGRKITVYYDPNKPRHVKTMGFVFDDLFLVGIGLVFFIIGISFTASQFKKFRLRKRLLETGRTVYADISEITLNTSYTVNSKHPYVITCKWKDPDTGLFYFFTSDNIWFDPEPIIHEKGITSLPVYIDPENPKNYFVSVKDIEMFVANV
- a CDS encoding cellulase family glycosylhydrolase codes for the protein MKKAKAIFSLVVALMVLAIFCFAQNTGSTATTAAAAVDSNNDDWLHCKGNKIYDMYGNEVWLTGANWFGFNCSENCFHGAWYDVKTILTSIADRGINLLRIPISTELLYSWMIGKPNPVSSVTASNNPPYHVVNPDFYDPETDDVKNSMEIFDIIMGYCKELGIKVMIDIHSPDANNSGHNYELWYGKETSTCGVVTTKMWIDTLVWLADKYKNDDTIIAFDLKNEPHGKRGYTAEVPKLLAKWDNSTDENNWKYAAETCAKAILEVNPKVLIVIEGVEQYPKTEKGYTYDTPDIWGATGDASPWYSAWWGGNLRGVKDYPIDLGPLNSQIVYSPHDYGPSVYAQPWFEKDFTMQTLLDDYWYDTWAYIHDQGIAPILIGEWGGHMDGGKNQKWMTLLRDYIVQNRIHHTFWCINPNSGDTGGLLGNDWSTWDEAKYALLKPALWQTKDGKFIGLDHKIPLGSKGISLGEYYGTPQASDPPATPTATPTKPAASSTPSFIYGDINSDGNVNSTDLGILKRIIVKNPPASANMDAADVNADGKVNSTDYTVLKRYLLRSIDKLPHTT
- a CDS encoding hemolysin family protein, with protein sequence MFVEILVLILLIVLNGFFAASEIALISLNDNKLRLMGNEKSKKKIEILKKLLSEPGRFLATIQIGITLGGTLSSAFASESFSDRLAGLIKQTGVPVPDAVLKTLSMIFVSVILSYFSLVIGELVPKRLAMKKEEAISMFAARPLYILSVVTYPAVKLLNASTNLIVRLFGIDPNADEEEVTEEEIRMMVDVGEEKGTIQENEKEMINNIFDFDNKTVMDIMTHRTDIVALPVDASLDEVISLFNEEKYTRIPVYEESIDNIVGILHVKDLIKYIGVGSDTADFDLRKIIRKPYNVPWSKKADELFSELQKNKVHMAIIIDEYGGTAGIVTVEDLVEEIVGNIFDEYDEEEKDFEKLDESTYIFSGTAGLDVLNEWADAQLPEDEYDTLSGFIISQLGRIPEYDEKPEIEFNGLLFKVEEVSEKRIEKIKVCRA